A genomic region of Armatimonadota bacterium contains the following coding sequences:
- a CDS encoding NPCBM/NEW2 domain-containing protein gives MKLRAAAVCTAYFIVSAVTASGQTGKGPSHFHQWAPTPPMGWNSYDCFSYGVTEQQVRDNADFMASRLKKYGWKYVIVDYVWSAPPVGPGFAPQQDAAFQPRLNMDRYGRLLPDEARFPTARGGKGFRALAAYVHSKGLKFGIHLMRGIPRQAVAANVPVFHSGAHASDAADTKSTCGWLNHMYGINTENPAGQEYLDSIFELYAQWGVDLVKVDDLSYPYHEAEIAGYRKAIDRSKRHIVFSTSPGETPIEAAKHVSANANMWRLLGDLWDDWPGLKHAFEVCHRWDKVTGPGHWPDPDMLPLGRLRKYGPPTGRADSMSALSRDEQRTLVTLWCIARCPLMFGGNLPETDAFTMGLITNPEALAVNQRGQNARQLSRKQDQIVWVADVPGSRDKYVALFNAFDPGSTPVDTSRAAFRSGLVTANTPGQAIDVSVDITGAKRLTLVVDDGGDGFACDHADWAEPRLIGPAGELRLTELKWRRATAGWGKVGINRGVDGNPLVINGAPVSYGIGTHSNSVIDYELPSGYTRFTARAGLDQSGVSQKLGSTVRFFVITSATAAEERPDPKVGVKLADLGFRKPCRIRDLWQRKDLGAFAGEFTPILPMHGAGLYRVAPAP, from the coding sequence ATGAAGTTGCGGGCAGCGGCCGTGTGCACGGCGTATTTCATCGTTTCAGCGGTGACGGCGAGCGGCCAAACGGGCAAAGGGCCATCGCATTTCCATCAATGGGCGCCGACGCCGCCAATGGGCTGGAACAGCTATGACTGCTTCAGCTATGGCGTCACCGAGCAGCAGGTCCGGGACAACGCCGACTTCATGGCCTCCCGCCTCAAGAAGTACGGGTGGAAGTACGTGATAGTGGACTACGTTTGGTCAGCGCCTCCCGTGGGTCCCGGCTTCGCTCCGCAGCAGGACGCCGCCTTCCAGCCGAGGCTCAATATGGACCGCTATGGCCGGCTTCTGCCAGACGAGGCGAGGTTTCCAACCGCGAGGGGCGGCAAGGGGTTCAGAGCGCTCGCCGCGTATGTCCATTCGAAAGGACTGAAATTCGGTATCCATTTGATGCGCGGGATCCCCCGCCAGGCCGTCGCCGCAAACGTTCCGGTTTTTCACTCCGGCGCGCACGCGAGTGACGCCGCCGACACGAAAAGCACGTGCGGCTGGCTGAACCACATGTACGGGATCAACACGGAGAACCCGGCGGGGCAGGAGTACCTGGATTCGATCTTCGAGTTGTACGCTCAGTGGGGCGTCGATCTGGTCAAGGTGGACGATCTGAGTTACCCGTACCACGAGGCGGAGATCGCCGGATACCGCAAAGCGATCGACCGCAGCAAGCGCCACATCGTGTTCAGCACTTCGCCGGGCGAGACGCCGATCGAGGCCGCGAAGCACGTGTCGGCCAACGCGAATATGTGGCGCCTCCTGGGCGACCTCTGGGACGATTGGCCGGGCCTCAAGCACGCATTCGAGGTTTGCCACCGCTGGGATAAGGTGACGGGGCCGGGGCATTGGCCGGACCCCGATATGCTGCCCCTAGGCCGCCTGCGGAAGTATGGGCCGCCAACCGGAAGGGCGGACTCAATGTCCGCTCTCAGCCGGGACGAGCAGCGAACGCTGGTGACTCTATGGTGCATCGCGCGATGCCCGTTGATGTTTGGCGGCAACCTGCCCGAGACCGACGCGTTCACGATGGGTCTCATCACGAATCCTGAAGCGCTGGCGGTAAACCAACGCGGCCAAAACGCCCGGCAGTTGTCCCGGAAGCAGGACCAAATCGTATGGGTGGCGGATGTCCCTGGCTCACGTGACAAATACGTGGCGCTTTTCAACGCCTTTGACCCTGGATCGACTCCGGTCGATACGTCCCGCGCGGCGTTCCGCAGCGGACTTGTCACCGCGAATACCCCCGGCCAGGCCATCGACGTCAGCGTGGACATTACGGGCGCCAAACGCCTGACTCTCGTCGTTGACGATGGCGGAGACGGCTTCGCTTGCGACCACGCGGATTGGGCCGAACCCAGGCTCATCGGCCCCGCCGGTGAACTCAGACTCACCGAACTCAAGTGGCGACGCGCGACGGCCGGATGGGGCAAGGTGGGCATCAACAGGGGTGTCGACGGCAATCCCCTGGTCATCAACGGCGCGCCCGTTTCCTACGGCATCGGGACGCACTCGAATTCCGTGATTGATTACGAACTCCCGAGCGGATACACCCGGTTTACGGCCCGGGCCGGCCTGGACCAGTCCGGCGTCTCCCAGAAGCTCGGTTCCACGGTGCGCTTCTTCGTGATCACGTCGGCCACCGCGGCCGAGGAACGTCCTGACCCGAAAGTCGGGGTGAAACTGGCGGACCTGGGCTTCCGGAAGCCGTGCCGCATCCGTGATCTATGGCAGCGAAAAGACCTCGGGGCCTTCGCCGGCGAATTCACGCCGATACTACCGATGCACGGCGCGGGATTGTACCGCGTCGCTCCCGCGCCATAG
- a CDS encoding DUF5695 domain-containing protein, whose product MKRSTSIAATVPLMMASLNASAMDITLANPLFHVIIGSDAGGITSLKRTDDRIDTNYVWDGRAIGQIVMRFRRAGDAWTQWESSSQAAIRTTTQDAPERVTVAYASSGTVPGPLAIHEGYALEGDALVWTITIANGSSTPIEIGDLGTPLPFATDYSGESAATFNKSVIRHSFISGDGSFIYCQRPSGVGPYLVMTPAAGTHLEYYTDREYQHDRHRIYTAYIHALVQANETDAGGTWRQPISSKTLAAAGSAGDTVTYSFRFTWAKDYAGVRQALVREGLIDVRTAPGMVIPQGMPAMFSLKTRQRILSVEAEFPDETTVRLVKTSGPDTRVYRIWFRRLGENRLTVNYGDGARLYLEFFSTQPLETLIRKRADFMVRKQLIRGTGKWYDGLFSLWDMRSGVLRSPDDTGGLRAYMVGGSDDPSNCKAPYLALKNLSFPVQSEIDAIEYHLQHFVWGGLQRKETETPYPFGIYGIDNWHVNRTSADGFGSGGNGQEHLWRSFDYPAMFTLYHAMYKIAKRYPGMTQYLDAQGYLDRAFGTAKAFFVVPYSIKAWWGGYPDWTYMTGEYNEVCLPELIDDLYREGRAADAYWLKRELEKKVKYFVYDNPYPYGSEYPFDSTAYETSHMLAKYGVTHELKPDTKLWKDHNSGQWYSHPKVEKSDFEAFLGKQMSANIADRGWLEPAYYLMGSDIRGGGNAHYLLSYMAQMGGWAVLDYALNYSPTPEDHIALGYASYLSSWALVNAGDAKSNYGYWFPGEKNDGAAAWAYEPLKVAKPWYGLPQGRGAWGYDGEIDHGFMGALRTAATIVVNDPVFGLFAYGGSVTRTPDGVKVIPMDGLRQRVYFQTLKPAVHMELEQDGFVTVRLARAADGAPRRLAFSLENRSGPAHQTVLNVSGLPPGRYAVSVGRSRRPIRIAAAGATTVVLDIPARPACRITIERIGAVAAKAAVRRPEASRSNT is encoded by the coding sequence ATGAAACGCAGCACCTCTATCGCGGCGACCGTGCCATTGATGATGGCTTCGCTGAACGCCAGCGCAATGGATATCACCCTGGCCAACCCGTTGTTCCACGTCATCATCGGCAGCGATGCCGGCGGCATTACTTCGCTCAAGCGGACCGACGATCGCATCGACACGAATTACGTGTGGGATGGCAGGGCCATCGGCCAAATTGTGATGAGATTTCGGCGAGCCGGTGACGCCTGGACACAATGGGAATCGTCCTCCCAGGCCGCCATAAGGACGACGACGCAGGACGCCCCGGAACGCGTCACTGTGGCGTACGCGTCCTCGGGCACGGTGCCCGGTCCGCTCGCGATCCATGAAGGTTATGCGCTGGAAGGCGACGCGTTGGTGTGGACGATTACCATCGCGAACGGGTCCTCAACACCCATCGAGATCGGCGATCTGGGAACTCCCCTCCCGTTCGCGACCGACTACAGCGGCGAGTCGGCGGCCACGTTCAACAAGAGCGTTATCCGGCACAGTTTCATCTCGGGAGACGGCTCCTTCATCTACTGCCAGCGGCCGAGCGGCGTTGGCCCGTACCTGGTGATGACTCCGGCCGCCGGTACGCACCTCGAGTACTACACCGATCGCGAGTATCAGCACGATCGCCATCGCATTTACACCGCTTACATACATGCCCTGGTTCAGGCTAATGAGACTGACGCCGGCGGCACGTGGCGCCAGCCCATCTCCAGCAAGACCCTGGCGGCCGCGGGCAGCGCCGGCGACACCGTAACGTACTCCTTCAGATTCACCTGGGCGAAGGACTATGCGGGTGTCAGACAGGCCCTGGTGCGCGAAGGACTGATCGACGTTCGGACGGCTCCCGGTATGGTCATACCACAAGGCATGCCGGCGATGTTTTCTCTAAAGACCCGACAACGCATCCTGTCGGTTGAGGCCGAATTCCCGGACGAGACGACGGTCCGGTTGGTCAAGACCTCGGGTCCCGACACTCGCGTTTATCGCATATGGTTCCGGCGGCTCGGCGAGAATCGACTGACCGTGAACTACGGAGATGGCGCCCGCTTGTATCTGGAGTTCTTCAGCACGCAGCCCCTGGAGACCCTCATCAGGAAACGGGCCGATTTCATGGTCCGTAAGCAACTGATTCGAGGCACCGGCAAGTGGTACGACGGACTCTTTTCATTATGGGATATGAGATCGGGAGTGCTCCGCAGCCCGGACGACACCGGCGGGCTGCGCGCGTATATGGTCGGCGGCTCCGATGACCCCAGCAACTGTAAGGCGCCCTACCTTGCATTGAAGAACTTGTCGTTTCCCGTTCAATCGGAAATCGATGCCATCGAGTACCACTTGCAGCACTTCGTATGGGGCGGGCTTCAGCGCAAGGAGACGGAGACCCCGTATCCATTCGGGATATACGGCATCGACAACTGGCACGTCAATCGGACCAGCGCCGACGGATTCGGCTCGGGCGGCAATGGACAGGAGCACCTCTGGCGATCCTTCGACTACCCCGCGATGTTCACCTTGTACCATGCCATGTACAAGATCGCCAAACGCTACCCCGGAATGACGCAATACCTGGACGCGCAGGGCTACCTGGACCGCGCTTTCGGTACGGCCAAGGCGTTCTTCGTTGTCCCCTACTCCATCAAGGCGTGGTGGGGCGGCTACCCGGACTGGACGTACATGACCGGCGAGTACAACGAGGTCTGCCTGCCGGAACTCATCGATGACCTCTATCGCGAAGGACGGGCAGCGGACGCGTACTGGCTGAAACGGGAACTCGAGAAGAAGGTCAAGTACTTCGTCTACGACAACCCTTATCCTTACGGATCGGAGTATCCCTTTGACTCGACGGCGTATGAGACCTCGCATATGCTGGCGAAGTATGGCGTTACGCACGAATTGAAGCCGGACACCAAACTCTGGAAGGACCACAATTCCGGCCAGTGGTACTCCCACCCCAAAGTGGAGAAGTCGGATTTCGAGGCGTTCCTGGGCAAACAGATGTCCGCGAACATCGCCGATCGAGGGTGGCTTGAGCCTGCGTACTATCTGATGGGGAGCGACATTCGGGGCGGCGGTAACGCGCATTATCTGCTGAGTTACATGGCGCAAATGGGTGGCTGGGCCGTCCTGGACTACGCCCTGAACTACTCACCGACGCCCGAGGACCACATCGCCCTCGGTTACGCGTCGTACCTCAGTTCGTGGGCGCTCGTCAACGCCGGCGACGCGAAGTCGAACTACGGCTACTGGTTTCCCGGCGAAAAGAACGACGGTGCTGCGGCGTGGGCGTATGAACCGCTGAAAGTGGCCAAGCCCTGGTACGGCCTTCCGCAGGGAAGAGGCGCATGGGGGTATGATGGCGAAATCGACCACGGCTTCATGGGCGCCCTCCGTACCGCGGCGACCATCGTGGTAAACGATCCCGTCTTCGGCCTTTTCGCCTATGGCGGCAGCGTGACCCGCACTCCTGACGGCGTGAAGGTAATCCCGATGGATGGCCTGCGGCAACGCGTGTACTTTCAAACTTTGAAGCCTGCGGTGCACATGGAATTGGAGCAGGACGGCTTCGTAACTGTTCGGCTCGCGCGGGCAGCGGATGGTGCGCCGCGACGCCTGGCGTTCAGCCTGGAGAACAGATCGGGGCCGGCGCATCAAACAGTACTGAACGTTTCGGGTCTCCCGCCGGGCCGGTATGCGGTGAGCGTTGGACGATCACGCCGGCCGATTCGAATTGCGGCGGCCGGCGCGACCACCGTAGTGCTGGACATCCCGGCAAGGCCGGCATGCAGGATCACCATCGAAAGAATCGGCGCCGTCGCGGCGAAGGCGGCGGTAAGACGGCCCGAAGCGAGCAGGAGCAATACATGA
- a CDS encoding metalloregulator ArsR/SmtB family transcription factor: MRLRRLKLNSVDAVEVFKALASETRVAILRALAEAPRNVSALSEMMGISQSATTKHIQQLQAAGLIQFEHLPGAQGTQKLCSLRYEMLNLFFNSKNLPRMGAGDLQHGPAGTVEVAGIRWLPEEAEGRIHAMDVDSPASQVLFINNSDTPYERFWLNLEGKRESYGLVMPGSVVSQATWAKHAWLLTSPDETVLGVFVVKEPVGCIVIGKPRKPVLAGPTEPVNGSGQMLGAGPERIAAGTDHECASRDGASGKARAASPKTPPVGVPTA, translated from the coding sequence GTGAGACTGCGCCGGCTAAAACTGAACAGCGTCGATGCTGTGGAAGTGTTCAAGGCACTTGCCTCCGAAACGCGCGTGGCAATCCTCCGCGCGCTTGCGGAAGCCCCCAGGAACGTGAGCGCACTCAGCGAGATGATGGGCATCTCCCAGTCCGCCACGACCAAGCACATCCAGCAGCTGCAGGCTGCCGGACTTATCCAGTTCGAGCACCTTCCGGGCGCCCAGGGCACGCAGAAACTCTGCAGCCTGCGCTACGAGATGCTCAACCTGTTCTTCAACAGCAAGAATCTCCCGCGGATGGGGGCAGGCGACCTGCAGCATGGGCCGGCGGGGACAGTGGAAGTTGCCGGAATCCGGTGGCTTCCCGAAGAAGCCGAGGGCCGGATACACGCGATGGACGTGGATTCCCCTGCGTCCCAGGTCCTGTTCATCAACAATTCGGATACCCCGTACGAACGTTTCTGGCTGAACCTCGAGGGAAAGCGCGAGAGTTACGGGCTCGTCATGCCGGGCTCGGTCGTAAGCCAGGCAACTTGGGCGAAACACGCATGGTTGTTGACGTCACCGGACGAGACCGTGCTCGGCGTTTTCGTGGTGAAGGAGCCGGTGGGTTGTATCGTCATCGGCAAGCCCAGAAAGCCTGTTTTGGCTGGCCCCACGGAACCTGTAAACGGCTCGGGCCAAATGCTCGGGGCAGGGCCTGAGCGGATCGCCGCTGGAACGGACCATGAATGCGCTTCCCGGGATGGCGCGAGTGGGAAGGCGCGCGCCGCCTCGCCGAAAACGCCGCCGGTAGGCGTGCCGACTGCCTGA
- the hypD gene encoding trans-4-hydroxy-L-proline dehydratase, which produces MTERVLRLRNHSLEEMPSVSSERAVLMTEFYREHEGKHSVPVLRAMAYHHLCAHKTVYIGDGELIVGERGPAPKITPTYPELTCHTIEDLDILNTREKTSYAVPAECRSAYEETVIPYWRGRSMRDRIFEALPDEWKRAYEAGIFTEFMEQRAPGHTVADGKMYRKGLLDFKRDIAEAIERLDYHADPTAHHRHEQLTAMDIAADATILFAQRHADLALAKAAEETDPARKAELERIAAVCSNVPAHAPRDFQEAIQMYWFCHLGVITELNGWDSFNPGHLDQHLWPFYERGLSDGTLDTETARELLGCLWVKFNNHPAPPKVGVTAAESGTYTDFANINLGGLTRNGEDGSNDLSLLMLEVIDDMHLLQPSNNVQISQRTPNEFLRAACRVIRKGYGFPSVFNADAVVDELLRQGKRLEDAREGGTSGCVEAGAFGKEAYILTGYFNLVKLLDLALHNGRDARTGDQLGPQTGDPAGFTGISDVMEAWDRQVRHFVDVKVAGSQIIERMYASYAPAPFLSILIDDCIANGKDYNEGGARYNTSYIQGVGIGTLTDSLAAIDAHVFQGKHIALPQMVAALDANFEGLESLRQTLVNRCPKYGNDLDAPDALMRNAFARFYNAVEGRPNTRGGEYHIDMLPTTCHVYFGAVTGATPDGRVAWAPVSEGISPVQGADRCGPTAVLKSAAKMDHRLTGGTLLNQKFTPQVLDGEAGIERMLQLIRTYFRLGGHHVQFNVVSGEALREAQEHPEEHRDLIVRVAGYSDYFCDLSRSLQDEIIQRTAHSEF; this is translated from the coding sequence ATGACGGAGCGGGTATTACGACTTCGGAACCATAGCCTGGAGGAGATGCCGTCGGTATCGTCCGAACGCGCCGTTCTGATGACCGAGTTCTACCGTGAGCACGAGGGGAAACACTCCGTTCCCGTGCTGCGGGCCATGGCATACCACCATCTCTGTGCCCACAAGACGGTGTACATTGGCGACGGGGAGCTGATCGTCGGCGAACGCGGCCCTGCACCGAAAATCACGCCCACTTACCCCGAATTGACCTGCCACACGATCGAGGACCTGGATATCCTCAACACCCGTGAGAAGACAAGCTACGCCGTCCCCGCGGAATGCCGCAGCGCCTACGAGGAGACCGTCATCCCCTACTGGCGCGGACGCTCCATGAGGGACCGCATCTTCGAGGCCCTTCCCGATGAATGGAAACGCGCCTACGAAGCAGGCATTTTCACGGAGTTTATGGAACAACGGGCGCCTGGCCATACCGTGGCGGACGGCAAGATGTACCGCAAAGGACTGCTCGACTTCAAGCGGGATATCGCCGAAGCCATCGAGCGGTTGGACTACCACGCCGACCCCACCGCCCATCATCGCCATGAACAACTGACGGCCATGGATATCGCCGCGGACGCGACGATTCTGTTCGCGCAGAGGCACGCCGATCTCGCGCTGGCAAAGGCCGCCGAAGAGACGGATCCCGCCCGAAAGGCCGAACTGGAACGCATCGCCGCAGTTTGCAGCAACGTCCCGGCCCACGCCCCCCGGGATTTCCAGGAAGCCATCCAGATGTACTGGTTCTGTCACCTGGGCGTTATCACGGAGCTGAACGGCTGGGACTCGTTCAACCCCGGCCACCTGGACCAGCATCTTTGGCCGTTCTACGAACGCGGATTGAGCGACGGGACCCTCGACACCGAAACCGCCCGCGAATTGCTGGGCTGCCTTTGGGTCAAGTTCAACAATCATCCGGCGCCGCCGAAGGTCGGAGTGACCGCGGCGGAAAGCGGTACATACACCGACTTCGCCAACATCAATCTCGGCGGCCTGACGCGAAACGGGGAGGACGGTTCCAACGATCTATCGCTCCTGATGCTTGAAGTCATCGACGATATGCACCTCCTTCAGCCGAGCAACAACGTCCAGATTTCGCAGCGAACGCCGAATGAGTTCCTCCGCGCGGCCTGCCGCGTGATTCGGAAGGGATACGGGTTCCCCTCGGTATTCAACGCCGACGCGGTGGTCGATGAGCTTCTGCGGCAGGGCAAGAGGCTCGAAGACGCCCGCGAGGGCGGAACGAGTGGTTGTGTCGAAGCCGGCGCGTTTGGCAAGGAAGCGTACATCCTCACCGGCTACTTCAACCTCGTCAAATTGCTGGACCTGGCGCTCCACAACGGACGGGACGCCCGCACGGGCGATCAATTGGGGCCCCAGACGGGAGACCCCGCCGGGTTCACGGGCATCAGCGACGTCATGGAGGCGTGGGACCGTCAGGTACGCCATTTTGTGGATGTGAAGGTCGCCGGCAGCCAGATCATTGAGCGTATGTACGCTTCGTACGCGCCGGCCCCGTTCCTCTCCATCCTCATCGACGACTGCATCGCGAACGGGAAGGACTACAACGAGGGCGGCGCCCGGTACAATACATCCTATATCCAGGGCGTCGGCATCGGCACGCTCACCGACTCGCTGGCGGCGATCGACGCGCACGTGTTTCAGGGCAAACATATCGCGCTGCCGCAGATGGTCGCCGCGCTGGATGCGAACTTCGAGGGGCTTGAATCGCTACGCCAAACGCTTGTGAACCGATGTCCCAAGTACGGCAACGACCTGGACGCCCCGGACGCGCTGATGCGCAACGCTTTCGCGCGGTTCTACAATGCCGTGGAGGGCAGGCCGAACACGCGGGGCGGTGAGTATCACATCGATATGCTGCCCACGACCTGCCACGTATACTTCGGCGCCGTCACCGGCGCTACGCCGGACGGACGGGTCGCGTGGGCGCCGGTATCGGAGGGGATCTCACCGGTGCAGGGAGCGGACCGGTGCGGCCCAACCGCGGTATTGAAGTCGGCGGCCAAGATGGACCACAGGTTGACGGGTGGAACGCTCCTCAACCAGAAATTCACGCCGCAGGTGCTGGACGGCGAGGCGGGCATCGAGCGGATGCTGCAACTGATTCGAACCTATTTCCGTCTGGGCGGCCACCACGTCCAGTTCAATGTCGTGAGCGGGGAGGCACTGCGCGAGGCGCAGGAGCACCCTGAGGAGCACCGCGATCTCATCGTGCGGGTGGCCGGCTACAGCGACTATTTTTGCGACCTGAGCCGCAGCCTGCAGGACGAGATCATCCAGCGGACCGCACACTCGGAGTTCTGA
- a CDS encoding glycyl-radical enzyme activating protein, which yields MPTTLNSEVTHAGTVFNVQRFSLHDGPGIRTTVFLKGCPLHCDWCHNPESQAGEPELAVLSNRCIGCGGCMAACEHGAVRLEGGVSVTDWDLCERCGECVEACPMAGRTLLGQQMTVADVLEEVKRDRDFHEESGGGVTFSGGEPLAQPGFLLACLQGCRQSGIHTCVDTCGHAKRSVLHKVAAWTDLFLYDIKIVDSELHRRFTGVPNEIILANLKWLCSHGSTVWLRMPLIPGVNDDSGNIEAVVRLIDSLAYRPPIQVLPYHAIGSHKYIRSGRTDPMGLTKPPEDARVHEIVERMFELGAAASLGG from the coding sequence TTGCCGACAACCCTGAACAGCGAAGTGACGCATGCGGGAACCGTCTTCAACGTGCAGCGCTTTTCGCTGCACGATGGCCCGGGTATTCGCACGACGGTCTTCCTGAAAGGCTGCCCGCTCCATTGCGACTGGTGCCACAACCCGGAAAGCCAGGCCGGCGAGCCGGAGTTGGCCGTGCTCTCGAACCGCTGTATCGGGTGCGGAGGGTGCATGGCGGCGTGTGAGCACGGGGCGGTGCGTCTGGAGGGAGGAGTTTCCGTCACCGATTGGGACCTTTGCGAGCGCTGCGGCGAATGCGTCGAGGCGTGTCCAATGGCGGGTCGAACCTTGCTGGGGCAGCAGATGACGGTTGCCGATGTTCTGGAAGAAGTGAAGCGGGACCGTGATTTTCACGAAGAATCAGGGGGCGGCGTCACCTTTTCCGGCGGCGAACCGCTGGCACAGCCGGGTTTCCTTCTGGCGTGTCTGCAAGGCTGCAGGCAGAGCGGGATTCACACGTGTGTAGACACCTGCGGGCACGCCAAACGCAGCGTATTACATAAGGTTGCGGCCTGGACGGACCTGTTTCTATATGACATCAAGATTGTCGACTCGGAACTCCACCGGAGATTCACCGGCGTGCCCAACGAGATTATACTGGCCAACCTGAAATGGCTGTGCTCGCACGGCAGCACCGTTTGGCTGCGGATGCCGCTGATACCGGGCGTGAACGATGACAGCGGAAATATCGAGGCGGTAGTCCGGCTCATCGACTCCCTGGCCTATCGGCCACCGATTCAGGTACTGCCATATCACGCGATCGGGTCGCACAAATATATCCGGTCGGGCAGGACGGATCCGATGGGTCTGACGAAGCCGCCGGAGGACGCGCGGGTGCACGAGATCGTGGAACGCATGTTCGAGTTGGGCGCAGCGGCGAGCCTGGGAGGATGA
- a CDS encoding Xaa-Pro peptidase family protein, producing MVTETDNISRSQVYEGFPAEEFTEHRARVLDALGAHAHAVLQGAGPVRGFEQFRQTNEFFHLTGVDVPQCYLLLDGGRRSASLYLPSRGSHPASEGTVLGSEDAVELQALTGVDHVFDLDALASHIAEASVIFTPHSPAEGRRASRDELLRSAKAIAADPWDSDPSREEKFIGALRARAPRAEIRDLSPILDGLRLVKSPREVGAMRRAGALSALAVKEAMRSTQPGVMEYQLGAIADYLFEVNGAQGTGYRAIIAGGRNIWYSHYFRNNCPLLDGDLVLMDYAPDIDNYTSDIGRMWPVNGTYSPLQCELYGFIVKYHKAVLRHLRPGVMPSQVLREAADEMRPVIDETTFSKPIYEAAARRCLDFKGHLSHPVGMAVHDVASYLDRPFEPGITITVDPQMWIPEEQMYIRVEDSVAITDTGVEVLTGAAPLELDDVEELMHDEGMLQRYPALSEPLR from the coding sequence ATGGTGACAGAAACAGATAATATCAGTCGATCGCAGGTATATGAAGGTTTCCCGGCGGAGGAATTCACGGAGCACCGCGCGCGGGTGCTTGATGCCCTCGGGGCGCACGCGCACGCTGTCCTCCAAGGGGCGGGGCCGGTCCGCGGATTCGAGCAATTCCGGCAGACCAACGAATTCTTCCATCTCACGGGCGTGGACGTTCCGCAGTGCTATCTGCTGCTGGACGGAGGGCGGCGGTCGGCGTCGTTGTACCTGCCGAGCCGCGGCTCCCACCCGGCCAGTGAGGGGACGGTTCTCGGCTCGGAAGACGCCGTCGAATTGCAGGCGTTGACCGGTGTGGACCACGTGTTCGACCTGGACGCGCTCGCGTCGCATATCGCGGAAGCCTCGGTCATTTTCACGCCGCATAGCCCCGCGGAAGGCCGGAGGGCCAGCCGCGACGAACTTCTACGTTCCGCCAAAGCCATCGCCGCCGACCCGTGGGACAGCGACCCGTCTCGTGAAGAGAAGTTCATAGGCGCTCTGCGCGCGAGGGCGCCGCGGGCCGAGATCAGGGATCTATCCCCGATCCTGGACGGCCTCCGCCTGGTGAAGAGCCCGCGAGAGGTCGGAGCGATGCGCAGGGCGGGCGCGCTTTCCGCGTTGGCCGTGAAGGAAGCGATGCGCAGCACCCAGCCGGGTGTGATGGAGTATCAGCTTGGCGCCATCGCCGACTATCTATTCGAAGTAAACGGCGCGCAGGGCACAGGCTACCGCGCCATCATCGCCGGCGGTCGCAATATCTGGTATTCGCACTATTTCCGCAACAACTGCCCACTTCTGGACGGAGACCTGGTGCTGATGGATTACGCGCCGGACATTGACAACTACACGAGCGACATCGGACGCATGTGGCCCGTGAACGGGACCTACAGTCCGCTGCAATGCGAGTTGTATGGCTTCATCGTGAAGTACCACAAGGCCGTCTTGAGACATCTGCGCCCGGGAGTGATGCCGAGCCAGGTGCTCCGCGAAGCGGCGGACGAGATGCGCCCCGTCATCGATGAAACGACGTTCTCAAAGCCGATCTATGAAGCGGCCGCCCGGCGCTGTCTCGACTTCAAGGGGCATCTGTCACACCCCGTGGGCATGGCCGTTCACGACGTTGCGAGCTATCTCGACCGGCCGTTTGAACCGGGTATCACCATCACCGTGGACCCCCAGATGTGGATCCCGGAAGAGCAGATGTACATCCGGGTTGAAGACAGCGTGGCCATCACGGATACCGGAGTGGAAGTGCTGACGGGCGCGGCGCCGTTGGAACTGGACGATGTGGAGGAGTTGATGCATGATGAGGGCATGCTGCAGCGCTACCCGGCCCTGTCGGAACCGTTGAGGTGA